GGCAGCACGACCAATTTCTTCGGTGTGCCGGGTGCCAGGGAACACACCATTGCCCTCGATACGGTCGAACAGGCCGAGCGTTTCCGTCGCCGGTTGATGGCGGCATGCGTGCGTGCGCAGAGCGCTGCCGAGGCGTCGGCACCGGCTGCTGCGACCGGTACGCAGAGCGGTGGCGCGTTGCTGTCGCCGTCGGCCACGCAGCGTCCCAAGGTCAATCTCGTGATCGTCGGTGCCGGTGCGACGGGCGTGGAGCTGTCGGCCGAGTTGCGCAATACCGCTGAAGTGTTGCGCTCCTATGGTCTGAAGCTCGACCCGCGCAAGGACGTGCGCATCACCATCATCGAGTCGAGCCCGCGCATTCTGAAAGCGCTGCCGGAACGTGTGTCGGGCGCGGTAGCCGGATTGCTCGCCAAGCTGGACGTCGACATTCTGTGCGGCGATTCGGTGGCCGAAGTCCGCGCCAACGAAGTGACGCTGACCAGCGGCAAGGTTCTGCCTGCGGACATCACGGTCTGGTCTGCGGGAATTACCGCGCCGCCGGTACTCGGCACGCTGGGGCTGGACGTCAATCGTCTGAATCAGATCGAAGTGCTGCCGACGCTGCAAAGCAAGACCGATCCGGACATCTTTGCATTCGGCGATTGCGCGAGCTGCGAGTGGCCGGAGCACGGCTTCGTGCCGCCGCGCGCGCAGGCGGCGCACCAGCAGGCGAGTTTTCTTGTGAAGGCCATCGAGGCACGCCTTAAGGGGCAGAGCTTGCCGACGTTCACGTACCGCGACTTCGGCTCACTCGTCTCGCTGGGCAAGTTCAGCGCGGTGGGTAATCTGATGGGCGGACTGATCGGTGGCAGCATGTTCATCGAGGGGCTGTTCGCTCGCGTGATGTACACGTCGCTCTACCGGATGCATGTGGCGGCGCTGCATGGCGTCTGGCGAATGATGCTCGATACCGTGGCTAACCGTCTGCGTCGCTCGACCGTGCCGCGCGTGAAGCTGCACTGACGTTCTGACAACATTTCGCTGACGTCCCGGCCGCGCAGGCACGTTGCTTGTGCGGCTTTTTTCATGCTTCGTGCTGAGTGCAAGCGAATTCCCTCTCTAGTAATATCCGAACGTCCGGCCTCCGGTCGGCAGTCTTCCCGATCATTTTCTTTTTGACGCTTTCTCCTGGAGTGCGACATGTCGCAAGCAGATCTGGATAGTCTCGTGCCCGAAGTTGCGCCGCGTAACCGACGCGACTTTCTGAAGACCGCCGTCGGTTCGGCGTTTGCATTGGCGGTGCTCCCGGTGGCGGCCGAAACGATCACCACCGACACGCAAGGGCTGGACGCAGGCGAGCACATGCTTGAGGTGTCCGGTACCAAGATGCCGGTGTACTACGCAAAGCCCGCGGGTAAGACACATCTGCCGACGATCGTTGTCGTCTCGGAGATTTTCGGCGTGCATCAGCACATCGCCGATATCTGCCGCCGCTTCGCGAAGCTCGGTTATCTGGCAGTCGCGCCGGAGTTGTTCGCGCGTGCGGGTGACCCGCAATCGTTGGGCACGATTGCCGAGATTCAATCGCAAATCGTAGCGAAGACGCCGGACAAGCAAGTCATGAGCGACATCGACGCGACCGTGAAGTGGGCGGTGGCCAACGGCGGCGACGAAAAGCGTCTGGGCATTACCGGCTTCTGCTGGGGCGGACGTGTCGCGTGGCTGTACGACGCGCATAACCCCAACGTGAAGGCGGCGGTGGCTTGGTACGGGCGCATCGTCGGCGACAAGAGCGAGAGCTTCCCGCAGAACCCGATCGACATCGCTGGCAAGCTGCACGGCCCGCTGCTGGGGTTGTACGGCGGCAAGGACACGGGGATTCCGGTCGCGAGCGTCGAACAGGCGCGCGAGGCGCTGGCCAAGGGCGATGCTGCGTCGAAGCGCTCGGAGCTCAAGGTGTTCCCGAACTCAGGCCACGCGTTCTTCGCGGATTATCGGGCGAGCTATGTCGAGGCCGATGCGAAAGAGGGCTGGAAGCTGGCGCAGGACTGGTTCCGCAAGCATGGCGTCGCTTGATGGCAGGGAGGTTTGGGGGGGAGCCGTCGGCATGCTGACGGCGTGTGGCCTTTCGGGGTGAGGGAACAACGGAGCGATCGTCGACAGGTTCCGCCTCGATACCGCTGCGTATGTCCTGCACGCCTCGATGTGCCAACGGTTTGCCTGTAACGGTAAAAGCTGGTTAAATCGCCGGCTTGCCCGCGGGAGAATCACCATCGACGCCATCTTTCTTTTCATCGTTATCGCCACGCTGGCTTCCGGCGTGCTGAGTCTTTTCGGGGCGGCGTCGCTGTCGCTGGGTCTGCTCTCGAAGCTCATCGACAAGATGGTGAGCTTCTCGGCAGGCGTGCTGCTCGGCACGGCGTTGTTGCATTTACTGCCGGAAAGTCTGGAGTCGCACGTCGACGCCCGCGTCATCACGCGCTGGTTGCTTGGCGGACTGCTGGGGTTCTTCCTGCTGGAAAAGCTGGCGTTGCTGCGCCATAGCCACCACCACGAAGGCGACGGACATCATCACGAGCATGGCCACGACGCACACGAAGCGGGCAAGGGCGGCTGGATGATTCTGGTGGGCAGCGCGATCCACAATTTCGCCGACGGCGTGGTGATTGCGGCTGCTTTCCTGACCGATCCGCGTCTGGGTGTGGCAGCCACGGTGTCGATCACGGTGCACGAAGTCGCGCACAAGCTGGGCGACTTCATGGTGTTGCTGAACGCGGGTTTCAAGCGCCGCAAGGCGCTGGTGCTGACGTTGGCGTCGAGCCTGACGGCCTTGCTGGGCGGCGTGCTCGGATACTTCATGCTGGATCGTCTGCAAAGCCTGATCCCGTACCTGCTGGCGCTTGCGGCGAGCAGCTTCATCTACATCGCTGTTTCGGATCTCATGCCGCAGATGCAGCGGCGCACGTCGCCGCGCGACGCCC
This window of the Pandoraea sputorum genome carries:
- a CDS encoding dienelactone hydrolase family protein, whose amino-acid sequence is MSQADLDSLVPEVAPRNRRDFLKTAVGSAFALAVLPVAAETITTDTQGLDAGEHMLEVSGTKMPVYYAKPAGKTHLPTIVVVSEIFGVHQHIADICRRFAKLGYLAVAPELFARAGDPQSLGTIAEIQSQIVAKTPDKQVMSDIDATVKWAVANGGDEKRLGITGFCWGGRVAWLYDAHNPNVKAAVAWYGRIVGDKSESFPQNPIDIAGKLHGPLLGLYGGKDTGIPVASVEQAREALAKGDAASKRSELKVFPNSGHAFFADYRASYVEADAKEGWKLAQDWFRKHGVA
- a CDS encoding NAD(P)/FAD-dependent oxidoreductase — its product is MHRIVVVGGGAGGLELVTRLGDKYGRGKDVQITLVDRSLSHIWKPLLHEVAAGVMDTATHQLSYVAQANWHHFEFATGEMIGLDRAAKTIRLAAVPAADDEGEGDLLPERTLPYDTLVLAIGSTTNFFGVPGAREHTIALDTVEQAERFRRRLMAACVRAQSAAEASAPAAATGTQSGGALLSPSATQRPKVNLVIVGAGATGVELSAELRNTAEVLRSYGLKLDPRKDVRITIIESSPRILKALPERVSGAVAGLLAKLDVDILCGDSVAEVRANEVTLTSGKVLPADITVWSAGITAPPVLGTLGLDVNRLNQIEVLPTLQSKTDPDIFAFGDCASCEWPEHGFVPPRAQAAHQQASFLVKAIEARLKGQSLPTFTYRDFGSLVSLGKFSAVGNLMGGLIGGSMFIEGLFARVMYTSLYRMHVAALHGVWRMMLDTVANRLRRSTVPRVKLH
- a CDS encoding ZIP family metal transporter, which translates into the protein MLSLFGAASLSLGLLSKLIDKMVSFSAGVLLGTALLHLLPESLESHVDARVITRWLLGGLLGFFLLEKLALLRHSHHHEGDGHHHEHGHDAHEAGKGGWMILVGSAIHNFADGVVIAAAFLTDPRLGVAATVSITVHEVAHKLGDFMVLLNAGFKRRKALVLTLASSLTALLGGVLGYFMLDRLQSLIPYLLALAASSFIYIAVSDLMPQMQRRTSPRDALPQILLIGVGLALVVWLNGHDHDHDHGHGHDEGGSALAMSASVVKPSRE